A single region of the Parasphingorhabdus litoris DSM 22379 genome encodes:
- a CDS encoding CopD family protein, producing the protein MNEILSMLYLWLKSAHIIFVIFWMAGLFMMPRFFVYHQESAVGSEEDRKWIEREGRLRKIILNPSMIITWVLGLALAYNIDAFSQGWFHGKLLIVLLLSGYHGWMMAYAKKLARGERTMTDKKLRLVNEVPGITAAVIVILVIVKPF; encoded by the coding sequence ATGAATGAAATTCTCTCGATGCTCTATCTCTGGTTAAAATCCGCCCATATCATTTTTGTCATATTCTGGATGGCTGGCCTGTTCATGATGCCGCGCTTTTTCGTTTATCATCAGGAATCAGCCGTTGGATCGGAAGAAGACCGGAAATGGATTGAGCGAGAGGGAAGGCTGCGCAAGATCATCCTCAATCCCTCGATGATTATCACATGGGTTCTCGGCTTGGCGCTCGCTTATAATATTGACGCGTTTAGTCAGGGCTGGTTCCACGGGAAATTACTTATTGTCCTGCTGCTCTCCGGCTATCATGGATGGATGATGGCTTATGCGAAAAAACTGGCGCGTGGCGAGCGAACGATGACGGACAAGAAGTTGCGGCTGGTCAACGAAGTGCCGGGGATCACCGCAGCGGTGATTGTTATATTGGTGATTGTGAAACCGTTTTAA